From a single Populus trichocarpa isolate Nisqually-1 chromosome 17, P.trichocarpa_v4.1, whole genome shotgun sequence genomic region:
- the LOC7496611 gene encoding ABC transporter G family member 1, giving the protein MHNPFSHSMIKLPADGKTCMASSSPSSNYETDHSALSPNDESMEAVDLENGPAFGSCRDVHRKDVSITWENLGVTVSDRKHGCRSILQGLTGYARPGEVLAIMGPSGCGKTTLLDALAGRLDSSTKHTGEVLINGRKQPLAYGTSAYVTQDDVITWTLTVREAVFYSAQLQLPNSMSLSKKKERAETTIKEMGLQDSMDTRIGGWSNKGLSSGQKRRVSICIEILTRPKLLFLDEPTSGLDSAASYYVMKRMVDLAKQDRMTIIASIHQPSSQVFQLFHNLCLLSSGRTIYFGRSDRANKFFELNGFPCPSHQNPSDHYLHTINTDFDEDMDQGFHAKKTTEEAIDFLVRSYKSSHACQQIQRHVAEICSLDREELKKGSQANFISQCLILTRRSFVNMYRDLGYYWLRLAIYIALCSGLGSVFYDIGSGYSSIQARGSLLMFTASFLTIMAIGGFPSFVEDMKVFQRERLNGHYQSAAFVVSNTVSSTPFLLVISLIPGAITYYLVGLQQGCAQFIYFALTLLACMMLVESLMLIVASIMPNFLMGLITGAGIQGLMILSGGFFRLPHDLPLVFWRYPLYYIAFHRYAYQGLFKNEFEGLTFPNGQVLQGGGPAYIKGEEILRIIWQVEMRYSKWMDLAMLFAMVAFYRLMLLIVLGTVEKFKPIIREIKFVFLSKTKKYIG; this is encoded by the exons ATGCATAATCCCTTTTCACACAGCATGATTAAGTTGCCTGCTGACGGCAAGACTTGCATGGCTTCTTCATCACCTAGCTCCAACTACGAAACAGACCACAGTGCATTGTCTCCAAATGACGAATCTATGGAGGCAGTAGACTTGGAAAATGGCCCAGCCTTTGGAAGCTGTCGGGATGTCCACCGGAAGGATGTTTCAATAACATGGGAGAACCTTGGGGTGACAGTTTCCGATAGGAAACATGGGTGCAGATCCATTCTTCAAGGACTCACCGGCTATGCTCGGCCTGGGGAGGTCTTGGCAATCATGGGTCCTTCGGGCTGCGGCAAGACTACTCTTCTTGACGCACTAGCTG GGAGATTAGATTCCAGCACAAAGCATACTGGAGAAGTTCTAATCAATGGTCGAAAACAGCCATTGGCATATGGGACTTCG GCTTATGTGACTCAAGACGATGTTATAACATGGACACTAACCGTAAGAGAAGCTGTCTTCTACTCAGCTCAACTCCAACTACCCAATTCAATGTCATTAAGCAAGAAAAAAGAGCGAGCAGAGACGACAATAAAAGAGATGGGGTTACAAGACTCAATGGACACAAGAATAGGAGGATGGAGCAACAAGGGCCTAAGTAGCGGGCAGAAGAGGAGAGTGAGCATTTGCATAGAGATTTTAACTCGGCCGAAGCTTCTTTTCCTCGACGAGCCAACAAGTGGACTTGACAGTGCTGCATCATATTATGTTATGAAACGAATGGTCGATCTTGCAAAGCAAGACAGAATGACAATTATTGCATCCATTCATCAACCTAGCAGTCAAGTCTTTCAGCTCTTTCACAACCTATGCCTTCTGTCTTCTGGACGAACAATATACTTTGGTCGCTCTGATAGAGCTAATAAG TTTTTTGAATTGAACGGTTTCCCTTGCCCGAGTCACCAAAACCCATCTGATCATTACCTACACACAATCAACACAGATTTTGATGAG GACATGGATCAAGGTTTCCATGCAAAGAAAACCACCGAGGAAGCAATCGATTTTCTTGTAAGATCTTATAAATCATCACATGCTTGCCAGCAAATCCAAAGACATGTAGCAGAAATATGTAGCTTG GACAGAGAAGAACTAAAGAAGGGCAGCCAGGCTAACTTCATTTCCCAGTGCCTTATTCTCACAAGAAGGTCTTTTGTGAACATGTATCGAGATCTAGGCTACTACTGGCTCCGTCTGGCCATTTATATTGCGTTATGTTCAGGCTTAGGATCCGTTTTCTATGACATAGGCTCTGGTTACAGCTCGATACAG GCAAGAGGTTCACTGCTTATGTTCACTGCTTCCTTCTTGACAATCATGGCTATTGGGGGTTTCCCTTCATTTGTGGAGGACATGAAG GTTTTTCAACGGGAAAGATTAAACGGACATTATCAGTCGGCTGCATTTGTTGTCAGCAACACAGTTTCTTCAACACCCTTCTTGCTTGTTATATCTTTGATTCCCGGAGCAATAACTTACTACCTTGTTGGCCTCCAACAAGGTTGCGCACAGTTCATCTACTTTGCCTTGACACTCCTTGCCTGTATGATGCTGGTGGAAAGCCTAATGCTGATTGTTGCAAGCATCATGCCAAATTTCCTGATGGGTCTAATAACAGGAGCAGGGATCCAAGGGTTAATGATACTAAGTGGCGGTTTCTTTCGGCTGCCGCATGATCTTCCCTTAGTTTTCTGGAGATATCCGTTATACTACATTGCTTTCCATAGATATGCGTACCAGGGGCTCTTCAAAAACGAGTTTGAAGGACTGACATTTCCTAATGGTCAAGTACTGCAAGGAGGAGGGCCCGCTTACATCAAAGGTGAAGAAATTTTGAGAATTATATGGCAGGTGGAAATGCGTTACTCGAAGTGGATGGATCTTGCCATGTTATTTGCAATGGTAGCTTTCTATCGGCTCATGTTGTTAATTGTACTTGGAACTGTTGAAAAGTTTAAGCCTATAATTAGAGAAATCaagtttgtttttcttagtaaaacaaaaaaatatattggttgA